From a single Solenopsis invicta isolate M01_SB chromosome 4, UNIL_Sinv_3.0, whole genome shotgun sequence genomic region:
- the LOC105200146 gene encoding uncharacterized protein PFB0145c gives MSIQGIEKVNTQAETAQCLPKLYNIYKKLKIKNTSLTEALSKEKQNSQAFLAQNVQLMEQIQKLKVAYNTRNTVISNVLNNAKEVQKMLDIMTKYTTNTIFICQKELDASNIDVKLSSSVSVKKDLSNKMSRKSPVKDVVKPMVNEYTKPIINLSQINMENINNISKLSDIQQEVITPTKSPKINETRSPITSLSSIPLNYKNDGTYRLPERLTISSSRDNETNKQKLKRKRGNCHLVSDNDKTPSSTKHYEIIDITSEESDDDTIVLDKINAESQFINEESKTHTDASRKDNVQLNNRVSTKKFRWNASMTKKSKLSQNNTRTCEKKGLQKDPKSLFNNITSLQDELEKLKSSVTKSNKEISKATQNTQGEEKSPQEDLKSLSNNIIPLQDELEKLESSVTKNNKEISKATQNTQGEEKSPQEDLKSLFNNITSLQHKLEKLKSSVMKSNKEISKATQNTQGEEKSPQEDLKSLSNNIISLQDELEKLESSVTKNNKEISKAMQNTQGEEKSPQENPKSLSNNIMPPQDELEKLESNVTKSNKEISKTIQNTQGEEKSPQEDPKSLSNNIMPPQDELKKLESNVTKSSKEISKTIQNTQGEEKGPQEDPKSLFNNFMSMQDNEPEKLESSVTESNKEILEATDMPSSEKDAAPITESNSYQKAGINIGELLPAATASNYERTLDDPKDVTVKKKNENDRTYRLPVRLTNSSSQDNAMDKQELQRKKVRYFSRRLASASLSPAQRTMYETLSSAEYIEQIDLTNDDDTPHELSDRINVESQSVKEENEMHADVSEKDNVQINSKVPNKNFRDWNKNKPKNSKLSQNNIQEEEKGPQEESPKLFNKTMPSQDNEPKKLESSVTLGNKEISKATDVSERDAVPIADDSGSDSNSSCHKAGINIGKLLSIATATNRERSSNSKDSVIQIESDTELMIPKNTNITVLKPSTNESDYFNIMIKLPLISFNDHKKTSTLDKTKHSNISVKKTNTKVQMSPAKNSSTISEAKWKNIRDPSKVKVLLEKLDKSIPKPRSTIPKIQPQKRRSMKIIET, from the exons ATGTCGATTCAAGGAATTGAGAAGGTTAACACACAAGCTGAAACGGCGCAATGTTTGCCAAAACTTTACAACA taTATAAGAAATTGAAGATCAAGAACACTTCCTTGACAGAGGCACTctcaaaagaaaaacaaaacagtCAAGCATTTTTGGCACAAAATGTACAGCTAATGGAACAAATTCAAAAGTTAAAAGTGGCATACAACACGCGAAAt ACTGTAATTTCCAATGTACTGAATAATGCAAAAGAAGTACAGAAAATGTTAGATATAATGACTAAATACACAACAAATACTATTTTCATATGCCAAAAGGAGCTTGATGCTTCCAACATTGATGTGAAACTGTCATCTTCTGTTTCTGTCA AGAAAGATTTGTCCAACAAAATGTCGAGAAAATCACCAGTCAAAGATGTGGTGAAACCTATGGTGAATGAGTACACCAAAcctataattaatttaagtcaaattaacatggagaatattaataatatatcgaAACTGAGTGATATACAACAAGAAGTAATTACACCTACTAAAAGTCCAAAAATTAACGAGACTAGATCACCAATTACTTCTTTGTCCTCTATACCTCTAAATtat AAAAACGATGGTACGTACAGACTGCCAGAAAGATTGACAATTTCATCTTCCCGAGATAACG AgacaaacaaacaaaaattaaaaagaaaaagaggaaattgCCATTTAGTATCTGACAATGATAAAACTCCATCAAGTACGAAACATTATGAA ATAATTGATATCACAAGTGAGGAGAGTGATGATGACACGATTGTATTAGACAAAATAAATGCGGAATCGCAGTTTATTAACGAGGAAAGTAAAACGCACACAGACGCATCAAGAAAAGATAACGTACAACTAAATAATAGAGTCTCTACTAAAAAATTTAGGTGGAATGCGAGTATGACGAAAAAATCGAAGCTGTCGCAAAATAATACCCGAACTTGTGAGAAAAAAGGTCTGCAGAAAGATCCAAAGTCGCTGTTCAATAATATTACATCACTCCAGGATGAGCTAGAAAAACTCAAATCTAGTGTTACGAAAAGCAACAAAGAGATATCGAAAGCTACGCAAAATACTCAAGGGGAGGAAAAAAGTCCACAGGAAGATCTAAAGTCGCTGTCCAACAATATCATACCACTGCAGGATGAGCTAGAAAAACTCGAATCTAGCGTTACGAAAAACAACAAAGAGATATCGAAAGCTACGCAAAATACTCAAGGGGAGGAAAAAAGTCCACAGGAAGACCTAAAGTCGCTGTTCAATAATATCACGTCACTGCAGCATAAGCTAGAAAAACTCAAATCTAGCGTTATGAAAAGCAACAAAGAGATATCAAAAGCTACGCAAAATACTCAAGGGGAAGAAAAAAGTCCACAGGAAGATCTAAAGTCGCTGTCCAACAATATCATATCATTGCAGGATGAGCTAGAAAAACTCGAATCTAGCGTTACGAAAAACAACAAAGAGATATCGAAAGCTATGCAAAATACTCAAGGGGAGGAAAAAAGTCCACAGGAAAACCCAAAGTCGCTGTCCAATAATATCATGCCACCGCAGGATGAGCTAGAAAAACTCGAGTCTAACGTTACGAAAAGCAACAAAGAGATATCGAAAACTATACAAAATACACAAGGGGAGGAAAAAAGTCCACAGGAAGATCCAAAGTCGCTGTCCAATAATATCATGCCACCACAGGATGAGCTAAAAAAACTCGAGTCTAACGTTACGAAAAGCAGCAAAGAGATATCGAAAACTATACAAAATACACAAGGGGAGGAAAAAGGTCCACAGGAAGACCCAAAGTCGCTGTTCAACAATTTCATGTCAATGCAGGATAACGAGCCAGAGAAACTTGAATCTAGCGTTACGGaaagtaacaaagaaatattggaagCTACTGATATGCCATCATCGGAGAAAGACGCAGCACCCATAACCGAATCTAATTCTTATCAAAAAGCGGGGATTAATATTGGTGAACTACTTCCGGCAGCGACTGCATCCAATTATGAAAGAACTTTAGATGATCCCAAAGATGTCactgttaagaaaaaaaat GAAAATGATCGTACGTACAGGCTGCCAGTAAGATTGACAAATTCATCATCACAAgataatg CGATGGACAAACAagaattacaaagaaaaaaagtacGCTATTTTTCAAGACGATTAGCAAGCGCCTCTCTTTCGCCAGCGCAAAGGACAATGTATGAAACTTTGTCAAGTGCTGAATATATTGAA CAAATTGACCTCACAAATGATGATGACACACCTCACGAGCTATCGGATAGAATAAATGTGGAATCGCAGTCTGTTAAGGAGGAGAATGAAATGCACGCAGATGTATCGGAAAAAGATAACGTACAAATAAATAGTAAAGTCCCTAATAAGAATTTTAGGGATTGGAATAAGAATAAACCCAAAAACTCAAAACTGTCGCAAAATAATATCCAAGAGGAGGAAAAAGGTCCACAGGAGGAAAGTCCAAAGTTATTCAACAAAACTATGCCATCACAAGATAATGAGCCAAAGAAACTTGAATCTAGCGTTACGTTAGGTAACAAGGAAATATCGAAAGCTACTGATGTGTCAGAAAGAGATGCGGTGCCTATTGCCGATGATTCTGGTTCTGACTCTAACTCTTCTTGTCACAAAGCGGGCATTAATATTGGCAAGTTACTTTCGATAGCGACCGCGACCAATCGTGAAAGGAGTTCAAATAGCAAAGATTCCGTTATCCAAATCGAAAGTGATACCGAATTAATGATACCGAAAAACACGAACATCACTGTATTGAAGCCAAGCACAAACGAATCtgactattttaatattatgataaaattgccgttaatttcatttaatgatCATAAGAAAACATCGACACTAGATAAGACAAAACATTCCAATATAAGCGTTAAAAAAACGAATACGAAAGTGCAAATGAGTCCCGCGAAAAATTCTTCGACAATTAGTGAAGCCAAATGGAAAAATATTCGAGATCCGAGCAAGGTGAAAGTTTTATTGGAGAAACTGGATAAGTCAATCCCAAAACCTCGCTCAACAATACCGAAAATTCAACCTCAG AAAAGACGTTCGATGAAGATAATCGAAACTTAA